A section of the Candidatus Latescibacterota bacterium genome encodes:
- the recR gene encoding recombination protein RecR: MDYGSPLLEQLVKRLTRLPGIGERSAQRIALHLLHAPASDSEELARLLRDVRERVGFCPRCGFYAEGALCVICADAGRREGVLCVVEQPVDVISLERSAVYRGRYHVLGGVISPLDGVHPEDLAVESLLRRVEAESVRELVLALSGGVEGETTALYLAERLRGRELRLTRLARGLPVGGNLEYMDEATLQRAFEGRVEMG, encoded by the coding sequence GTGGACTACGGAAGCCCCCTCCTGGAGCAGCTCGTCAAGCGTCTGACACGCCTGCCGGGCATCGGCGAGCGCAGCGCGCAGCGCATCGCGCTGCACCTGCTGCACGCGCCGGCCTCCGACAGCGAGGAGCTGGCGCGACTGCTGCGCGACGTCCGCGAGCGCGTGGGCTTCTGCCCCCGCTGCGGCTTCTACGCCGAGGGCGCGCTCTGCGTGATCTGCGCCGACGCCGGTCGCCGCGAAGGCGTGCTCTGCGTGGTCGAGCAGCCGGTGGACGTGATCAGCCTCGAGCGCAGCGCCGTCTACCGCGGGCGCTACCACGTGCTGGGCGGGGTCATCAGTCCGCTCGACGGCGTGCACCCCGAGGACCTCGCCGTGGAGTCCCTGCTGCGCCGCGTGGAGGCGGAGAGCGTCCGCGAGCTGGTCCTCGCCCTCTCGGGCGGCGTGGAGGGGGAGACCACCGCGCTCTACCTCGCCGAGCGCCTCCGCGGACGCGAGCTGCGCCTCACGCGTCTGGCCCGCGGCCTGCCCGTGGGGGGCAACCTGGAGTACATGGACGAAGCCACCCTGCAGCGCGCCTTCGAAGGCCGTGTGGAGATGGGATGA
- a CDS encoding phosphatidylglycerophosphatase A, producing MNRLSLFLGSVAGTGFFPFAPATFTTLLLALLFAWWGPGPVALGVMLGVGLLVSVPLATRMERLLGEDPSACTVDEFVGYLIPLQGRDLSAPGSWKLLVAAFFLFRFFDILKIWPGRRLEHLPEGWGIVADDTLAGLYSLGAVLLLSLWLPWF from the coding sequence ATGAACCGACTGAGTCTCTTCCTGGGCAGCGTGGCCGGCACGGGCTTTTTTCCCTTCGCGCCGGCGACCTTCACCACCCTGCTGCTGGCGCTGCTCTTCGCCTGGTGGGGGCCCGGCCCCGTGGCGCTGGGCGTGATGCTCGGCGTCGGCCTGCTGGTCTCGGTGCCGCTGGCCACGCGCATGGAGCGACTGCTCGGGGAGGACCCGTCCGCCTGCACCGTGGACGAGTTCGTCGGCTACCTCATTCCGCTGCAGGGCCGCGACCTGAGCGCGCCCGGCAGCTGGAAGCTCCTCGTGGCGGCCTTCTTCCTGTTCCGCTTCTTCGACATCCTCAAGATCTGGCCCGGGCGGCGCCTCGAGCACCTGCCCGAGGGCTGGGGCATCGTGGCCGACGACACCCTGGCCGGCCTCTACAGCCTGGGCGCCGTCCTCCTGCTCTCGCTCTGGCTGCCCTGGTTCTGA
- a CDS encoding nicotinamide-nucleotide amidohydrolase family protein: MPSDRFASLARPVRLVAVGDELLRGEVLDRNGHRLAARLAALGWMPDSMAQSPDHGGATAAAVQRWLEEGGVLLLCGGLGPTADDLTREDVAAGLGVALVEHPAAAAMIHAREERLGRRFTPFTHRQALLPEGCEPVENPVGTAPGFGRPHPSGAGWLLVLPGVPFEFAAMVDAVLPPPAAPQAEDWLLLGVGEDRLAALLEDYPGRDHLGFYPSMEGHRLRVPLRDAVDRDDLAQRLAPHLASREEGRPEAVLVKLLAARGETLAVAESCTGGMLGARITRVAGASDVFVGGVISYADAVKTALLDVDAALLARDGAVSEPVARAMADGVRARLASDWALAITGIAGPGGERPGKPVGTIHVALAGPATSAHRLLRAGWEREDNRRYAVLQAMTLLWEQLRHVET, from the coding sequence ATGCCCAGCGACCGCTTCGCCTCCCTGGCCCGGCCCGTCAGACTCGTCGCGGTGGGGGACGAGCTCCTGCGCGGCGAGGTGCTCGACCGCAACGGCCACCGTCTCGCCGCGCGCCTGGCCGCCCTCGGCTGGATGCCCGACTCCATGGCCCAGTCGCCCGACCACGGCGGCGCCACCGCGGCGGCCGTGCAACGCTGGCTGGAGGAGGGGGGCGTGCTCCTCCTCTGTGGAGGTCTCGGCCCCACGGCCGACGACCTCACGCGCGAGGACGTGGCCGCGGGCCTGGGCGTGGCGCTCGTGGAGCACCCGGCCGCCGCGGCGATGATCCACGCGCGCGAGGAGCGGCTCGGCCGCCGCTTCACCCCCTTCACCCACCGGCAGGCCCTGCTGCCCGAGGGCTGCGAGCCGGTCGAGAATCCGGTGGGCACGGCGCCCGGCTTCGGACGTCCCCACCCGAGCGGCGCCGGCTGGCTGCTGGTGCTGCCGGGCGTGCCCTTCGAGTTCGCGGCGATGGTGGACGCAGTCCTGCCCCCGCCGGCCGCGCCGCAGGCGGAGGACTGGCTGCTGCTCGGCGTGGGCGAGGACCGTCTCGCCGCGCTGCTCGAGGACTACCCCGGCCGCGACCACCTGGGCTTCTATCCGTCGATGGAAGGGCATCGCCTGCGCGTGCCCCTGCGCGACGCCGTGGATCGCGACGACCTCGCGCAGCGCCTCGCGCCGCATCTCGCCTCGCGCGAGGAGGGACGCCCCGAGGCCGTGCTGGTGAAGCTCCTCGCCGCGCGGGGCGAGACGCTCGCCGTGGCGGAGAGCTGCACGGGAGGCATGCTCGGCGCGCGCATCACGCGCGTGGCGGGGGCGAGCGACGTCTTCGTCGGCGGCGTGATCAGCTACGCCGACGCGGTGAAGACCGCGCTGCTGGACGTCGACGCCGCCCTGCTCGCCCGCGACGGCGCGGTGAGCGAGCCGGTGGCGCGCGCCATGGCCGACGGCGTCCGCGCGCGCCTGGCGAGCGACTGGGCGCTGGCCATCACGGGGATCGCGGGTCCGGGCGGCGAGCGGCCCGGCAAGCCCGTGGGGACGATCCACGTCGCCCTGGCCGGCCCGGCGACGAGCGCCCACCGCCTGCTGCGCGCGGGCTGGGAGCGCGAGGACAACCGCCGCTACGCGGTGCTGCAGGCGATGACGCTGCTCTGGGAGCAGCTGCGGCACGTGGAGACCTGA
- the thpR gene encoding RNA 2',3'-cyclic phosphodiesterase has protein sequence MSTSLRLFVGVPLSGAARAAAADAAAPWRDVAPRLKWVDPGLYHLTLRFLGDCTPAQEGALRDALAPALAALPPVDLRLGAALRLPSGRGARVLALACAEGVPALSAVAREVEAVCRRLGHAPETRPFKAHLTLARARQGESLPPALTGALDAPSQPAWRASEVLLFESVLRPGGPEYRRRQSFPLGGDAATRKDGSTA, from the coding sequence ATGAGCACGAGCCTGAGGCTCTTCGTGGGCGTGCCGTTGTCCGGCGCGGCGCGCGCGGCCGCCGCCGACGCCGCCGCGCCGTGGCGGGACGTCGCTCCCCGCTTGAAGTGGGTCGACCCCGGACTCTATCATCTCACGCTGCGCTTTCTGGGCGACTGCACGCCAGCGCAGGAGGGCGCGCTTCGCGACGCGCTTGCGCCCGCCCTGGCGGCTCTGCCGCCCGTGGACCTGCGACTCGGCGCCGCGCTGCGCCTGCCCTCGGGCAGGGGCGCGCGGGTGCTGGCGCTGGCCTGCGCGGAGGGCGTCCCGGCGCTGAGCGCGGTGGCGCGCGAGGTCGAGGCGGTCTGCCGCCGCCTGGGCCACGCGCCCGAGACGCGCCCCTTCAAGGCGCATCTGACCCTGGCGCGGGCGCGTCAGGGAGAGAGCCTGCCGCCGGCGCTGACCGGCGCCCTGGATGCGCCGTCGCAGCCCGCCTGGCGGGCGAGCGAGGTGCTGCTCTTCGAGAGCGTGCTGCGACCCGGCGGGCCGGAGTACCGGCGCCGCCAGAGCTTCCCCCTCGGCGGCGACGCCGCCACCCGAAAGGACGGATCCACGGCATGA
- a CDS encoding M48 family metallopeptidase, with the protein MNLRATRRFWLGPLLVLVLALACSTSPLGRKQLTLLPDDQMNGMGLSAFEETKASTPIETDPATNAYVRCVAEAILAVTADQTGVSDWEVVVFRDDTPNAFALPGGRIGVHTGLLKVAVTPDQLAAVIGHEVSHVIARHGNERVSQGMVAQLGLGVIDIALGNPESPEHQQLMGLLGLGTQVGILLPFSRSHESEADLLGLDAMARAGFDPRASIELWENMSAAGGGQPPEFLSTHPSHGTRIADLQARMSTALPLYEEARAAGRRPHCTPPAGAGN; encoded by the coding sequence ATGAACCTGCGCGCCACCCGCCGCTTCTGGCTCGGTCCCCTGCTCGTTCTCGTGCTGGCCCTCGCCTGCTCCACGTCGCCCCTGGGCCGCAAGCAGCTCACGCTGCTGCCCGACGACCAGATGAACGGCATGGGCCTCAGCGCCTTCGAGGAGACCAAGGCCAGCACGCCCATCGAGACGGACCCGGCCACCAACGCCTACGTGCGCTGCGTCGCCGAGGCGATCCTGGCCGTCACGGCGGACCAGACCGGCGTCAGCGACTGGGAGGTGGTGGTCTTCCGCGACGACACGCCCAACGCCTTCGCCCTGCCCGGCGGCCGCATCGGCGTGCACACCGGGCTGCTCAAGGTGGCGGTCACGCCCGACCAGCTGGCGGCCGTGATCGGCCACGAGGTCTCGCACGTGATCGCGCGGCACGGCAACGAGCGCGTCTCCCAGGGCATGGTGGCCCAGCTGGGCCTGGGCGTGATCGACATCGCCCTCGGCAATCCCGAGAGCCCCGAGCACCAGCAGCTGATGGGGCTGCTGGGTCTGGGGACGCAGGTGGGGATCCTGCTGCCCTTCAGCCGCTCGCACGAGAGCGAGGCGGACCTGCTCGGCCTGGACGCCATGGCGCGCGCGGGCTTCGATCCGCGCGCGAGCATCGAGCTGTGGGAGAACATGAGCGCCGCGGGCGGCGGGCAGCCGCCGGAGTTCCTGTCGACGCATCCGTCGCACGGCACGCGCATCGCGGATCTGCAGGCGCGCATGAGCACGGCGCTGCCGCTCTACGAGGAGGCGCGCGCCGCGGGCCGCCGGCCGCACTGCACGCCGCCGGCCGGCGCGGGGAACTAG